In Elaeis guineensis isolate ETL-2024a chromosome 1, EG11, whole genome shotgun sequence, a genomic segment contains:
- the LOC105038529 gene encoding uncharacterized protein, translated as MWLYLSEQEKFNDFSNEDALVWHEANVPYAVWGPASTRSHSLKYYPSEAVKHNGSLYAHVFFARSGYPPDPSDPEYEPNFAFGRTNPVVTFLPKSKADKRKSLLGNSKGPEEEEQAAELKDDTWVEAKDEGPVEWVSYWKPNITINLVDDFTRYPQNNIPQNIAGYLNVDPATGNYYPTTFFNEFWLLRDKLIPLNDTVKELPLNLELGPISTTKWQLFLQIEQSFQVHRSYGSMLEGEADELKRVFLEGNPYLLVVTMAVSVLHSVFDFLAFKNDIQFWNKNKSMEGLSAKSVVVNFICQLIVFLYLLDNDTSWMILASSGIGVCIEFWKIGKAMHIEIDRSGRIPMLKFRDRESYAKNKTKEYDDLAMKYLSYVLFFLVACFSVYSLIYERHKSWYSWILSSLTSCVYMFGFIMMCPQLFINYKLKSVAHLPWRQMTYKFLNTIIDDLFAFVIKMPMLHRLSVFRDDVIFLIYLYQRWIYPVDKKRVNEFGFGGEDEDQSNQSLVANDVTAAQDGDARTDGDKKTN; from the exons ATGTGGCTATATCTTTCTGAACAGGAGAAGTTTAATGACTTCAGCAACGAGGATGCCCTTGTCTGGCATGAGGCGAACGTTCCATATGCAGTTTGGGGGCCAGCTAGTACTAGGTCTCATTCTTTAAAATATTATCCATCAGAG GCTGTGAAGCACAATGGGAGCCTGTATGCTCATGTTTTCTTTGCACGCTCAGGCTACCCTCCTGATCCTAGTGATCCTGAGTATGAGCCAAACTTTGCCTTTGGGAGGACAAATC CTGTTGTGACGTTCTTGCCCAAGTCAAAAGCTGATAAAAGGAAGAGCTTGCTGGGAAATTCCAAGGGGCCTGAAGAGGAAGAACAGGCTGCTGAG TTGAAGGATGATACCTGGGTTGAAGCTAAGGATGAGGGTCCAGTAGAATGGGTTTCCTATTGGAAACCAAATATTACCATCAATCTCGTTGATGACTTTACACG ATACCCTCAAAACAATATTCCTCAAAACATTGCTGGCT ATCTGAATGTAGACCCTGCTACTGGGAACTACTACCCCACAACCTTCTTCAATGAATTCTGGCTTTTGAGGGATAAATTGATACCACTTAATGACACTGTGAAGGAGTTGCCCCTTAATCTGGAATTGGGTCCCATTAGCACAACTAAGTGGCAGTTGTTTTTACAGATTGAGCAGTCATTCCAGGTTCACCGTAGTTATGGAAGTATGCTTGAAGGCGAGGCTGACGAACTCAAG AGGGTATTCTTGGAAGGAAATCCGTACCTGCTGGTGGTAACGATGGCTGTATCTGTACTGCATTCTGTGTTTGATTTCTTGGCTTTCAAGAATG ATATTCAGTTTTGGAATAAAAACAAGTCTATGGAAGGATTATCTGCAAAATCAGTTGTTGTGAACTTTATTTGTCAGCTGATTGTTTTCCTTTACCTCCTTGATAATGATACTTCATGGATGATCCTTGCTAGTTCTGGAATTGGTGTCTGCATTGAGTTTTGGAAAATTGGGAAAGCCATGCATATTGAG ATTGACAGAAGTGGAAGGATTCCAATGCTGAAATTCCGAGACCGTGAATCATATGCAAAGAACAAAACTAAGGAGTATGATGATCTTGCAATGAAGTATCTATCATATGTTCTTTTCTTTCTTGTGGCTTGCTTCTCTGTCTATTCTCTCATATATGAGCGGCACAAAAGCTGGTACTCTTGGATACTTTCTTCTCTCACTAGCTGCGTGTACATGTTTG GTTTTATTATGATGTGCCCCCAGCTGTTCATAAACTACAAACTCAAGTCTGTAGCTCATTTGCCCTGGAGACAGATGACCTACAAATTTCTCAACACTATCATTGATGACCTTTTTGCATTTGTCATCAAAATGCCAATGCTGCATCGGCTGTCAGTTTTCCGAGATG ATGTTATTTTCTTAATATATCTATACCAGAGGTGGATATATCCAGTAGACAAGAAACGTGTAAATGAGTTTGGCTTTGGAGGTGAAGATGAAGACCAAAGCAATCAGAGCCTGGTTGCCAATGATGTGACCGCAGCTCAGGATGGTGATGCCAGGACTGATGGCGATAAGAAGACCAATTGA